In the Candidatus Methylomirabilota bacterium genome, TGCCACGACTCACGGACCGCGCCGTCTATCACGGCACCAGCGACGACCGGATGATCTTCGTGATCCCGTGGCGCGACTTCTCCCTGGTGGGCACTACCGACACCGACTTCGACGGCGACCTCGATCGCCTCTACGCCACGCGCCAGGAGGTCACGTATCTTCTCCACGAGGTCCGCAAGGCGGTGCCCGATCGGCGCGTGGTGCCGGAGGAGGTGGCGTACACGTACGCCGGCGTGCGACCGCTCTCGTTCGAGGAGGGCAAGCGCGCGTCGGACGTGTCGCGGGCGCACCGGGTGGTGGCCGAGGCGGGCGGCGACTTCCTCTCCATCACGGGGACGAAGCTGACCTGCTACCGCAGCCTGGCCGCCGCGCTGGGGGATCGCGTGATGCAGAGGCTGGGGCGCCGCGCGCCCAGCCGCACCGACCGCCTGACGCTCGACGGCGTCGACGAGGAGACGGGGCGCGTCGAGGCGCGGGCGTGGCTCGACGTCTCGCCGGAGATGGCGGCCTCCGGGCTCAGCCGCGAGGCGCTGGAGACGCTCGTCGCCACCTATGGCCGCGCCTACCGCCGGGTGATCGAGCTGGCGGGCAAGGTTCCGGGCGGCGCCGAGCGGCTCTGTCCGCAGAACCCGGAGATCGTCGCCCAGATCCACCACGCGATGCAGGAGGAGCTGGCGGTGTCGCTCCAGGACGTGCTCCTGCGCCGCACCGGCATCGGCACCAGCCGGTGTCAGGGGCTGGACTGCGCCGAAGCCATGGGCCGGCGGATGGCGCAGCTCGCCGGCTGGACCCCGCGCCGGCTGCAGGCCGAGCTGGACGCCTGGGACGCGCACGTCGCGCGCTCCCAGCGCTTCAAGCTCTGACCTCCCGCCGCGCCGCCGGCTCCGGAGGATACGCGGGGTGATCCTCTTGTTCGTGAAGGGCCTCGTCGAGAGCGAGAAGTAGATGCCCCGATTCGTCGTCCACCGGGGCGGGGCGGCCCTCTGGCCCGAGAACAGCCTGCTGGCCTTCGGCAACGCCATCGCGCTCGGGGCCCGGCTCCTGGAGTTCGACGTCCACGGCACGGCCGACGGCGAGGCCGTGGTGATCCACGACCCGACGCTGGAGCGGACGACGGACGCCTCCGGCCCGGTGGCGGCGCGCACGGCGGCCGAGCTGCGCGGCGTGCGCCTCAAGGGGCTCGACGGCACGCTGACCGACCAGTGGGTACCGACGATCGGCGAGGTGCTGGCGCTGACCGCGCCGGCGGACCTCACGCTCCTGATCGAGATCAAGACGCCGGGGACGGCCGTGCGCTACGAGCGCCAGGGCCACCGCGTGAGGGCCGTTCCGGGCCCGCGCTACGAAGGACTGGAAAGGAAGGTCGTCGAAGCGGTCGGGACGGCGGGCGTCGCCGACCACGCCTACATCATGGCCTTCAACCCCGCGGTGCTCGCGGAGATCCGCGCGCTGGCGCCGCGGCAGTCGACCGCGCTGCTGGTGGACCGCCAGCACCTCGAGGGAGCGGGGGCGCCGGCGGTGGAGGCGGTGGCCTGGGCGGCGGCGGCGCGCGCCAACTTCCTGGGCCTGCACTACACGCTCTGCGACGAGGGCGTCGTCGAAGCGGCGCGTCGGGCGGGGATCGCCCTCGGCGTGTTCACGGTCAACGACGAGGCGGCCATGCGCCGGCTGGCGGACCTCGGTGCGGACGTCATCATCACCGACCGGGCGGATCTGGCCGTGCGCATGGCGGCGGTGGCGCCGTGAGATCCGCCGGCCCCTGGGTGACCCTGGTCGTGCTGGCCGCGGCCGGCATCGGCGCGTCGTTCGGCGTGGCGCCCCGTCCGCTGGTGGCGGCGCACCGGGGCGGCGCGCTCCTCTGGCCGGAGAACAGCCTCCTGGCGTTCCGCACCGCGCTGGCGCTCGACGTGGACTATCTCGAGTGTGACGTGCACCTCACCGCCGACGGCGAGGTGATCGTGCTGCACGATCCGACGCT is a window encoding:
- a CDS encoding glycerophosphodiester phosphodiesterase family protein, which gives rise to MPRFVVHRGGAALWPENSLLAFGNAIALGARLLEFDVHGTADGEAVVIHDPTLERTTDASGPVAARTAAELRGVRLKGLDGTLTDQWVPTIGEVLALTAPADLTLLIEIKTPGTAVRYERQGHRVRAVPGPRYEGLERKVVEAVGTAGVADHAYIMAFNPAVLAEIRALAPRQSTALLVDRQHLEGAGAPAVEAVAWAAAARANFLGLHYTLCDEGVVEAARRAGIALGVFTVNDEAAMRRLADLGADVIITDRADLAVRMAAVAP
- a CDS encoding glycerol-3-phosphate dehydrogenase/oxidase, whose protein sequence is MTRAALTDDDYDVVIIGGGMAGAGAARDLALRGVAVALLDKGDFASGTTSRSSKLIHGGLRYLELFDVALVRESLRERETLRRLAPHLVRPLPFLVPVYRDSSRSLIRVRIGLKLYDWLTPGRDRERYRVLRPVDALSLEPGIRAEDLKGAGYYFDDLLVFPERLCLENVLSACRHGARAFNYADVEEVVRDPRGRIRGVRARDLLTGRVVTFGAQVIVNATGPWVDLIRERARIADRGRRIVRRTKGVHCLLPRLTDRAVYHGTSDDRMIFVIPWRDFSLVGTTDTDFDGDLDRLYATRQEVTYLLHEVRKAVPDRRVVPEEVAYTYAGVRPLSFEEGKRASDVSRAHRVVAEAGGDFLSITGTKLTCYRSLAAALGDRVMQRLGRRAPSRTDRLTLDGVDEETGRVEARAWLDVSPEMAASGLSREALETLVATYGRAYRRVIELAGKVPGGAERLCPQNPEIVAQIHHAMQEELAVSLQDVLLRRTGIGTSRCQGLDCAEAMGRRMAQLAGWTPRRLQAELDAWDAHVARSQRFKL